Proteins encoded within one genomic window of Spirulina major PCC 6313:
- the cbiE gene encoding precorrin-6y C5,15-methyltransferase (decarboxylating) subunit CbiE — MITDRGTVEGCVHVIGIGRAGWSSLAIAEQNCLQQATVVVGSDRQLHSLRHLAGDLLPITHLHATLTEAKARWEQGDRLVILASGDPLCFGLGRLLLAYFPAAVLVFHPHVSSIQLAFSRLKLPWQDAAIASVHGREPDELIRLLRRGVEKIAVLTDGVHHPGAIATLYQALDLPQIYRIWVCENLGGADERVFELDLAIAPSLTADHFAPLNVVVLVRQEEARSLPPLPIIGIPDQHFLTFRDRPGLMTKGEIRLAILGALALMPAQVVWDIGAGTGSVAVEIGRLCPTSQVFAIEKTAMGVNLIEQNAQRFQVQNLQAVSGAAPEALNPLPRPDRVFIGGSGGNLAAILSHCQNVLNPGGCLVLAMATLESIHTALEWLRSHDWPYDLAQWNVARSLPIAQSHRLAPLNPVTIITAQPPTPKS; from the coding sequence ATGATCACTGACAGGGGGACGGTTGAAGGGTGTGTGCATGTGATTGGCATCGGCCGGGCGGGGTGGTCGTCTTTGGCGATCGCTGAACAGAACTGTTTGCAGCAGGCCACGGTAGTAGTGGGGAGCGATCGCCAACTTCACAGCCTACGCCATCTGGCCGGGGACTTGTTACCAATTACTCACCTGCACGCAACGCTTACCGAGGCAAAAGCACGCTGGGAACAGGGCGATCGCTTGGTGATCCTCGCGTCGGGTGATCCCCTCTGTTTTGGCTTGGGGCGGTTACTGTTGGCCTATTTTCCCGCCGCAGTCTTGGTGTTTCACCCCCATGTCAGTTCGATTCAGTTGGCGTTTAGTCGGTTGAAGCTACCCTGGCAGGATGCGGCGATCGCCAGTGTCCATGGCCGCGAGCCGGATGAGTTGATTCGTCTCCTGCGGCGCGGAGTGGAGAAGATCGCGGTGTTGACCGATGGGGTGCATCATCCGGGGGCGATCGCGACTCTCTATCAGGCCTTAGATTTACCCCAGATCTATCGGATCTGGGTCTGTGAAAATTTAGGCGGGGCGGATGAGCGGGTGTTTGAATTGGATTTAGCGATCGCGCCATCCCTCACCGCCGATCACTTCGCGCCGTTGAATGTGGTGGTGTTGGTGCGTCAAGAAGAAGCGCGATCGCTGCCCCCCTTGCCGATCATCGGGATTCCGGATCAGCATTTCCTCACCTTTCGCGATCGCCCCGGCCTGATGACCAAAGGCGAGATTCGCCTCGCCATCCTCGGAGCCTTGGCCCTGATGCCCGCTCAAGTGGTGTGGGATATTGGCGCGGGGACAGGGTCGGTGGCGGTGGAAATCGGGCGGCTGTGTCCCACGTCTCAGGTGTTCGCCATCGAAAAAACCGCCATGGGGGTGAACTTAATCGAGCAAAATGCCCAACGCTTTCAGGTGCAGAATCTGCAAGCGGTCAGTGGGGCAGCCCCGGAGGCTTTGAACCCTTTACCCCGCCCGGATCGCGTTTTCATCGGGGGCAGTGGCGGCAATTTAGCGGCGATTCTCAGCCATTGCCAGAACGTGCTCAATCCCGGTGGCTGTTTGGTGTTGGCCATGGCGACGCTTGAATCAATCCACACCGCCCTAGAGTGGTTGCGATCGCACGATTGGCCCTACGACCTAGCACAGTGGAATGTGGCGCGATCGCTCCCCATCGCCCAAAGCCATCGCCTCGCCCCCCTCAACCCCGTCACAATCATCACCGCCCAACCGCCAACCCCGAAATCTTGA
- the rph gene encoding ribonuclease PH: protein MAWQRPDQRAVNELRPVSFDLNFTRFAAGSVRVHCGQTQVLCTASITPGVPKFLEASNQGWLTAEYRMLPSATPQRHPRELVKLGGRTQEIQRLIGRSLRAALDLEALGQRTITVDADVLQADAGTRTAAITGGYVAIALAIQGLIERGELAVSPIRYPVAAVSVGLIEDQALLDLNYAEDVAADLDCNVVMTGNLELIEIQGTAESGSFNRDQLNRVLDLAQDGIQSLLIAQQNALKGC, encoded by the coding sequence ATGGCTTGGCAACGCCCCGATCAACGCGCCGTTAACGAACTCCGCCCCGTTTCTTTCGATCTCAACTTCACCCGCTTTGCTGCCGGATCGGTGCGTGTTCACTGTGGTCAGACCCAAGTGCTCTGTACCGCCAGTATTACCCCCGGTGTGCCGAAATTCCTCGAAGCCAGCAACCAAGGCTGGCTCACCGCCGAATATCGGATGCTCCCCAGTGCCACTCCCCAACGCCACCCCCGTGAACTCGTCAAACTCGGCGGCCGCACCCAAGAAATTCAACGCTTGATTGGTCGCAGTTTACGAGCGGCTTTGGATTTAGAGGCCCTCGGTCAACGGACGATCACCGTGGATGCGGATGTGCTGCAAGCCGATGCGGGGACGCGCACCGCTGCGATTACGGGGGGCTATGTGGCGATCGCCCTCGCGATCCAAGGCTTGATCGAGCGGGGCGAGTTGGCGGTGTCGCCGATTCGATATCCCGTGGCGGCGGTGTCGGTGGGGTTGATTGAGGATCAAGCCCTGCTGGATTTGAACTATGCCGAAGATGTGGCGGCGGATCTGGATTGTAATGTGGTGATGACGGGCAATTTAGAACTGATTGAAATTCAAGGTACGGCTGAATCCGGGAGCTTTAACCGCGACCAACTGAATCGCGTTCTCGACCTTGCCCAAGATGGCATTCAATCCCTGTTAATCGCCCAACAAAATGCCCTGAAAGGCTGCTGA
- a CDS encoding nucleoside monophosphate kinase, which produces MRLIILGGPGSGKGTQLNVIQSELDVVGISIGEILRQAIADNTFLGAQVKTDVAQGELVPDELMVQVIRLRFLAHNMDQGWILEGYPRTTVQAEELDFMLDDFNQSVDYALYLDVPEAVMLERSLARSRPDDTPEILHRRIKRFHDQIPPILEYYGSRGKLLHLDATRDPKTISAEILQNLKP; this is translated from the coding sequence GTGAGATTGATCATTTTGGGCGGGCCCGGATCGGGAAAAGGGACACAGTTAAATGTGATTCAGTCGGAATTGGATGTGGTGGGGATTTCCATCGGGGAAATTTTGCGACAGGCGATCGCTGACAACACCTTTTTGGGGGCCCAAGTGAAAACCGATGTTGCCCAGGGTGAACTCGTTCCGGATGAATTGATGGTGCAGGTGATTCGGCTGCGCTTCCTCGCCCACAATATGGATCAAGGCTGGATTCTCGAAGGCTATCCCCGCACCACCGTCCAGGCCGAAGAACTGGATTTCATGCTCGATGATTTTAATCAATCGGTTGATTATGCGCTCTATCTTGACGTGCCCGAAGCGGTGATGTTGGAGCGGTCTTTAGCGCGATCGCGCCCCGACGATACCCCCGAAATCCTCCACCGCCGGATTAAACGCTTTCACGACCAAATTCCCCCCATCCTCGAATACTACGGCTCACGGGGGAAACTCCTCCACCTCGATGCCACCCGCGACCCCAAGACGATCAGCGCCGAAATCTTGCAAAACCTTAAACCCTGA
- a CDS encoding DUF4267 domain-containing protein, producing the protein MKNITLTLYAFHLKQSLGGFPETLPNQGEQLWTSLIQLGNVYPFPELQNLKSHLVSYTPDHNGNYIYHPEAEKQHSGGCLTPHNHAITLGQIQTTAGFKLTGDIEPYLLNDTYCLTLTLNPIDDWPFELGLADLKPFHAHCLIQDITASLGRVLVFYGEQDEQLGEPTRLDAEQWAIALCEQTGLQPEFRGEFVWFNSRGFWFEASGLTLWMLLPQPHQFEGEQFSENSLFFRDLLWSFVKVKAVYAEAKASHQQATLYYEKLEKQVAQFYTTLNQDAQNKLNTLAKMIQMVPQDLLYYHCCLRDLRTHHTTLKSNIHNFQVSLDYLLTVNGNEFKNWSELAQRTYPHYLQQLEFYLEYLEPGRELFSDLINTIRATTEIEQAKHEQELQHQIQAVGTGIAAGAIVASSSGLIVAQDEDYPMFGGVAWHPLGVALLASVVCAIGSWGLMLRYLRRKDEG; encoded by the coding sequence GTGAAAAACATCACTCTGACCCTTTATGCTTTTCACCTGAAACAAAGTTTGGGTGGCTTTCCGGAAACCTTGCCCAATCAAGGTGAGCAATTGTGGACAAGCTTGATTCAGTTAGGTAATGTCTACCCCTTTCCTGAACTCCAAAATCTCAAGTCTCATCTCGTGTCCTACACACCCGACCACAATGGTAATTACATCTACCACCCTGAAGCAGAAAAGCAGCACTCTGGAGGCTGTTTAACCCCCCATAATCATGCAATCACCCTCGGTCAAATCCAGACGACGGCAGGGTTTAAACTCACGGGGGACATTGAACCCTATTTACTGAACGATACCTATTGCCTCACGCTGACCCTGAACCCGATTGATGACTGGCCTTTTGAGCTAGGATTAGCCGATCTCAAGCCCTTTCATGCGCACTGTTTGATTCAGGATATTACCGCGAGTTTAGGTCGGGTGCTGGTGTTTTATGGTGAACAAGATGAACAGTTGGGTGAACCAACGCGGTTAGATGCAGAACAATGGGCGATCGCACTCTGTGAGCAGACCGGGTTACAGCCTGAATTTCGGGGTGAGTTTGTGTGGTTTAATAGTCGTGGTTTTTGGTTCGAGGCTTCAGGGTTAACGCTATGGATGCTATTGCCACAACCGCATCAGTTTGAGGGGGAGCAGTTTTCTGAAAATTCTCTCTTTTTTAGAGACTTGCTGTGGAGTTTTGTAAAAGTTAAGGCAGTTTATGCAGAGGCGAAAGCGAGCCATCAACAGGCGACATTGTATTATGAAAAACTTGAAAAACAAGTTGCGCAATTCTACACCACGCTGAATCAAGATGCTCAGAATAAGCTGAACACTTTAGCAAAAATGATTCAAATGGTTCCCCAAGATTTGCTCTATTATCACTGCTGTCTACGGGACTTGAGAACCCATCACACCACCCTGAAATCGAATATTCATAACTTTCAAGTCTCGCTAGACTATTTGCTCACGGTAAATGGAAATGAGTTCAAGAACTGGTCAGAGCTTGCCCAACGAACGTATCCGCATTATCTTCAGCAACTTGAGTTTTATTTAGAATATTTAGAGCCGGGACGGGAGTTATTTAGCGATTTAATTAATACGATTCGAGCTACGACGGAGATTGAACAAGCCAAGCATGAACAGGAGTTACAGCATCAGATCCAAGCGGTGGGGACGGGAATCGCGGCGGGGGCGATCGTCGCGTCGAGTTCGGGGTTAATCGTTGCGCAGGATGAGGATTATCCGATGTTTGGGGGGGTGGCGTGGCATCCGTTGGGGGTGGCGTTGCTGGCGAGTGTCGTCTGTGCGATTGGGTCGTGGGGGTTGATGTTGCGGTATTTGCGGCGTAAGGATGAGGGATAA
- a CDS encoding HepT-like ribonuclease domain-containing protein has product MNSRDRASLLDIIKAADLSLAFVENTNKSKFFQDLKTQSAVLYQIAILGEAVKRLSPELRNQHPDIPWSAMAGMRDKLVHDYDGVDTERVWLTLESSIPELRQKIQTLLQVP; this is encoded by the coding sequence ATGAATTCTCGCGATCGCGCTTCATTACTCGACATCATTAAAGCGGCTGATCTAAGTTTGGCGTTTGTCGAAAACACCAATAAATCCAAGTTTTTTCAAGACCTCAAGACCCAATCCGCTGTGCTCTACCAAATTGCCATTTTAGGCGAGGCTGTTAAACGGCTTTCTCCAGAATTACGAAACCAGCATCCGGATATCCCTTGGTCAGCCATGGCAGGCATGCGCGATAAATTAGTTCACGATTACGACGGCGTGGACACCGAACGAGTGTGGCTAACCTTAGAATCAAGTATCCCCGAACTGCGTCAAAAAATACAAACTCTGCTACAAGTGCCTTGA
- a CDS encoding nucleotidyltransferase family protein has protein sequence MPIIHHPQIQLSMVDIAAFCDQWKITEFALFGSVLREDFNDHSDIDVLVSFAPNSPWTILDLVTMEQELARYFQRDVDLVEKQVIEKSSNPIRKTNILGSARVIYAQNRKS, from the coding sequence ATGCCAATTATTCACCACCCACAAATTCAGCTCTCGATGGTAGATATTGCTGCCTTTTGTGATCAATGGAAAATTACGGAGTTTGCATTGTTTGGTTCAGTCCTACGCGAGGATTTTAATGACCACAGTGATATTGATGTTTTAGTGTCCTTCGCGCCAAATAGTCCCTGGACAATCTTAGATTTAGTCACCATGGAACAAGAACTCGCACGGTATTTTCAGCGGGATGTTGATTTAGTGGAAAAGCAAGTGATTGAAAAGAGTTCTAACCCTATTCGGAAAACAAATATTCTTGGGTCTGCTCGTGTTATTTATGCTCAAAACAGAAAATCATGA
- a CDS encoding CHAT domain-containing protein, protein MEQLRGEIGADSEGYKRNFNEEWNKVYRGMVEVCLELGRKSDALEYVDRSKARNLVELIATRDAYPGGVMPENIRQQLQSLKIAIAQAERHLQQEENPDLTRLNQLREEKRELEPYKPLHFQGMQELLDEETAILEWYILGDKFLTFTLMSDPPLTPPFEGGEPEVDPSEPPFLKPEVDPSEPPFLKPEVDPSEPPFLRGAGGITLWTSSEEDLKNLIDWGNAYLNDYRNRNNSQWRETLADRLAELPKILHLDEILSNLFKNFPTCQKLILIPHRYLHLFPLHALPITLEEGGYNPPLHDSVGAQRLRPIPLRPIPLQDLFPKGITYAPNCQLLQQAQNRPRPHFNRLLAIQNPTNDLNWAEIEVETIRNIFPQQETLSRENARLATFLNKNLPQTHHLFFSCHGSFNPNSPLDSGLLLADGVLTLEQIIATFNLKACSLVTLSACETGQVALDDTDEYISIASGFLLAGSPSVLMSLWSVNEASTALLLIKTYETLNQHPGQLTTALQTAQTWLRETTNSGFYDWVQKSPLLDDHWRKILAQVFQTRQNKEGANCRPYESPYHWAAFCIVGQGEQKMARDRDKIEAFKILFSEAFATLLDPHRSDLNQLQIGDDDTQNVKAIEAWLDSRESLKQAYNQKLATLTEVNPLLGTPQEMGIGGTRPNPQGQTLPELLDNNQKQNTPPPPQQPPAPSPDPDC, encoded by the coding sequence ATCGAACAATTGCGGGGTGAAATTGGAGCCGATAGCGAAGGCTATAAACGCAACTTCAATGAGGAGTGGAACAAGGTATATCGCGGCATGGTGGAAGTGTGTCTAGAGTTGGGGCGCAAGAGCGATGCGCTGGAATATGTAGACCGCAGCAAAGCCCGTAACCTCGTGGAACTCATCGCCACCCGTGACGCTTATCCGGGGGGCGTGATGCCTGAAAACATCCGCCAACAGTTGCAATCCCTCAAAATTGCCATTGCCCAAGCCGAACGCCACCTCCAACAGGAAGAGAACCCCGACCTAACCCGCCTCAACCAATTGCGGGAAGAAAAGCGGGAACTCGAACCCTACAAACCCCTGCATTTCCAGGGAATGCAAGAGTTACTGGATGAGGAAACCGCCATTTTGGAATGGTACATCTTGGGGGATAAATTCCTCACATTTACCCTCATGTCAGATCCCCCCCTAACCCCCCCTTTTGAAGGGGGGGAACCAGAGGTCGATCCCTCAGAACCCCCCTTTTTAAAACCAGAGGTCGATCCCTCAGAACCCCCCTTTTTAAAACCAGAGGTCGATCCCTCAGAACCCCCCTTTTTAAGGGGGGCAGGGGGGATCACACTCTGGACATCTTCCGAGGAAGATCTAAAAAACCTCATCGACTGGGGAAATGCCTACCTCAACGACTACCGCAACCGCAACAACAGCCAATGGCGCGAAACCCTAGCCGATCGCCTCGCAGAACTCCCCAAAATCCTCCACCTCGATGAAATCCTCTCCAACCTGTTTAAAAACTTCCCCACCTGCCAAAAACTGATCCTCATCCCCCATCGCTACCTCCACCTCTTCCCCCTCCACGCCTTACCCATCACCCTCGAAGAGGGCGGATACAATCCGCCCCTACATGACTCCGTAGGGGCGCAACGCTTGCGCCCAATCCCCTTGCGCCCCATCCCCCTCCAAGACCTATTCCCCAAAGGCATCACCTACGCCCCCAACTGCCAACTCCTCCAACAAGCCCAAAACCGCCCCCGCCCCCACTTTAACCGCCTCCTCGCCATCCAAAACCCCACCAACGACCTCAACTGGGCAGAAATCGAAGTCGAAACCATCCGCAACATCTTCCCCCAACAAGAAACCCTCAGCCGCGAAAACGCCCGCCTCGCCACCTTCCTCAACAAAAACCTCCCCCAAACCCATCACCTCTTCTTCTCCTGCCACGGCAGCTTTAACCCCAACTCCCCCCTAGACTCCGGCCTGCTCCTGGCCGATGGCGTTCTCACCCTAGAACAAATCATCGCCACCTTCAACCTCAAAGCGTGCAGCCTCGTCACCCTCTCCGCCTGCGAAACCGGCCAAGTCGCCCTAGACGACACCGACGAATATATCAGCATCGCCAGCGGCTTCCTCCTCGCCGGAAGCCCCAGCGTCCTCATGAGCCTCTGGTCAGTCAATGAAGCCTCCACCGCCCTGCTCCTGATCAAAACCTACGAAACCCTCAACCAACACCCCGGCCAACTCACCACCGCCCTCCAAACCGCCCAAACCTGGCTGCGAGAAACCACCAACAGCGGCTTTTACGATTGGGTACAAAAATCCCCCCTCTTAGATGACCATTGGCGCAAGATTCTCGCCCAAGTTTTCCAAACCAGGCAAAATAAAGAAGGGGCAAACTGCCGCCCCTACGAGTCCCCCTATCATTGGGCGGCCTTCTGCATTGTTGGACAAGGAGAGCAAAAAATGGCACGGGACAGAGACAAAATCGAAGCGTTTAAAATTCTTTTCAGTGAAGCCTTTGCCACCCTTCTCGATCCCCATCGATCAGACCTCAACCAGTTGCAAATCGGCGATGATGACACCCAAAACGTCAAAGCGATTGAAGCCTGGCTTGATTCCCGTGAATCCCTCAAACAAGCCTACAACCAAAAACTCGCCACCCTCACTGAGGTTAACCCGCTCTTAGGCACACCCCAAGAAATGGGAATTGGCGGTACTCGGCCCAATCCCCAAGGCCAAACGCTGCCAGAACTGTTAGACAACAACCAAAAACAAAATACGCCACCCCCACCCCAGCAACCGCCCGCACCCTCACCCGATCCAGATTGTTAA